Part of the Xiphophorus couchianus chromosome 19, X_couchianus-1.0, whole genome shotgun sequence genome is shown below.
AGCTGCTTCACCTGGAGGTATTCCTTCCCCGAAGCCGTAGAGACGCAAAAACCTCGGCCCGAATGCTTATTTTCCGTCTTTTTATATGCAATACCTTCCCAAACTAAAACACCGGTTGTTCtttcagactttttcttttgttttataacatttttttatgtattaattCACCACTTAGTTCATACAAGACAAGCATTACTGACTAACAAACAGAGGTATGGTTTTCCATTGACTAAATAATTACACAGTTTGACAAGACGAAAATAAATTGACGCCATGGAAACATGTcaattccaacaaaaaaaattgtttttcgctatcaagttttattttttattttttgggttgatcaaaattggtttattttgcgaaactgcagtgaaaacacttttttcacgtCATGCGAGTCACATGATCCACAGCCAGACGTTGCAGCCGGCAGAGACTaccagcaaaaagaaaacaggaagcagccgaagtgtcatgttttttaacaacttatGACATGACACGTGATTTTTatccatttcttatttaatggaaacaccacaactgtaaaatgtatttatttttcttgacattagaagaatatcgacaaagttttgggCACGTTTCCAATGGAAACAGCTACTTGAAAGCTTTCCAGGTATCTTTTCAAGCTCGGCCCCGTCATCACCCGGGGGCCTCCTGTCTCCTAGGTGATGGAGCTGTACAGACTCCTGGCGTTGGGGATCTCTCTGTGGAATCAGTTCGCTGTTCCTGCCCTCTTCAGTGTCTTCTGGTTCGTTCTGTTAGCCGTCCAGCTGGGCTCGGACGTCATGTCCTCCAGCGCCTTCGCGACTTATCAGGGAATCATGTTCTTTTTGCTCACCAGGTACGTTTATTCTTGGATTTTTGCATTTACGctactctcttttttttgtgtgtgtattttctcCTGAATTTATAGtcattttgttgtgtgtttgctGAACCACGCAGCGTGTCAGAATGTTGCGCCACGCCGTACTCTCTGTTGGGCCTCACCTTCGTGGTGTCCTATCTGGCTCTGGGACTTCTCAACCTGTGCAAGTTTTACCTGGGAGGTTACGCTGCGGTGCAGAACGAGAACGTCATGCACAGGTGAGACGCTGTCCACCGACTTCCTGATTGTTGTCGCTTTCTGTTCACATCAAGCGACGGTTTGAATTATTTGAAACGTCACGAACGCTGGACCGTGTGTCAAGTGGTAGCGTTTATTTCACCAGGCGTTTTAAGACCCGATTCAGTTACAGACACAGGAacttgtgattgtttttgtaattttttttttttttttgcagtagatCTCACTAACTTTGTGTTGCTACTTCAGAAGTATTTGCAGGGAACTTTGCCATATGTTTTCCTTATTAAACccctttgaaaaaaatctacatattgaagaaaaaaataaggctGAGACAGCAGTACAGTAGAattaagaaatactgccacctgcaggtgggagctAGCAGTCGGTAAACGCAatgttttttccaatttttgCTGGTAAATCTGCAATACACCCGCAGTTATGCAATGCTGTGATAAAAATCTGCGAATTTCTTGATTTTGGGTGACAATTTTTTCAGTTGTGGAATTGTGAAAAACTGGTGGGACTGATTAGGCTGTTATTAAAATCCATCCAGAGTCATCAGACCGAATTCTTTAACtcaatatgcaaataaacataaaacaaataacataaatCACATTGGGGAACAAATTGTGTCCTTTGCCAGTAAAGGGCAGTAAACATTGAACAGTCAGATCAGACAGCATGGAAAACATCCCAACATGTTGGCTCTGTTACCTGCAGTGGAATCacgggttttttttcttctcgctGCCTAAAGTTgaattttaacaaagttttcttgttttagtttagttagaattaccaaaattatttgtatttgctagATGCCAGAAAACCTGGtgagaccttttttttttttttgtaactttctttgaattgaaaagtttacatacatttggtcaATATTAGGGATAATTGTTTTTTACAATGTATGACTTGTGTCAAACCCTTTGGGTTTCTGTCCCGTATAGCCACCAAATGTACATAAGCTTTTGAATTTGAggaaatctgcaaaaaaaaaaaaaactctgaaaaagatAAATCTACTTCTCGCCAAGTTTTTTGGCATTtaccaaacagaaataattttggtatgTCTAACAAGGCTAAAACCAGAaaagtttgatctgatttaTCTTCAAACAGTGAGGAAAAATTGTTTGCTgacgttttttattttattattttttgactaACCTCAGGTCAAATGTCAATCACTTACAAAACGCCCCGCGACCTCATTTAATTTGGACCTTTGTTCCAGAACGTCTTGTGCAAAACTCTGTCCACCTATGAAGATTTCTTCACAAAATTTGtttgtcaattaaaaataaattaaattaaattaaaccaaaaatatttccttaactTCTCCTTGTGCTCGTTTCGCCAGAGGCGTGACAGAGGGAgtcactctgctgctgctcgCCCTGCAGACAGGCCTGCTGGACATGCAGGCGCTGCAGCGCACCTTCCTCCTCAGCATCATCCTCTTCATTGTGCTGACTTCAACCCTGCAGTCCATGATAGAAATAACAGATCCCATCATTCTCGCCCTGGGCGCGTCACGCAACAGGTACCAACCGCTCAGCGAATTTCACGTCTTCGCAAGCGAGTCAGAGCTgagaaaaagttgtaaaatatatatatatatatataatttttttccctttctgctGTTGTTATTTGGTTTTAGAAGTTTGTGGAAGCACTTCCGTGGCCTCAGCATGTGTCTGCTTCTGCTGGTTTTCCCGGTGTTCATGGCTTATAAAATCTCCCAGTTTTTCCACATGGACTTCTGGCTCCTCATACTGGTTTCCAGCTGCATGCTAACCTCCCTCCAGGTCTGTTTGTTGTCAtgtcatataaaaataattgagaCACGTTGCTTTAAATCatgtgtattattattattattttattaggatGAAATTTCTTGAAACATGGTACCTCTGTAGGGTAGgataataacattttctttaatttttgcgccatgtattttcttttaaagttacatGATTTGACATTCCTGCACAAATTTTACTTACTAAGATACAGTTGGCATGGAGGCTGGATGCAAACTCTGTTAGTCCATGGATAGGTTAATGTTTCCTTcttgtcttgtttgttttgttttgtttggcagCAGCCCAACATCAGTAACTTGAACCCCTGCTGGACGTATCTCCATATTTTGCCGTTTTTGGGTTCATGGTTACAGCTCACAGTTGTCTAGCTCAGTAGTTATATTCAGTTCCATGCACTTTGATAATTTGATAAAATGATCAAAgtggtattttaaagacactTGCTGTTACGCCATGAGTCACTTCAAGCTAATCAGACAGCAGCTGCACTAAAATACTCTCACCtacatttggctcagacactgGGAGAAAAATGTGCAGTTTGTTATCATGGCTAAACGTAGCAAGGGACTTTTAACGATTGATTTAATTATGAATCTGACTCTCAGATACCAGCGTCTGGTTAAACTGACAGAACAGTGAAAAAAGATAGTTGGTTAAAGAACGCATTTTCTTGCTTAAGAACATTTAAGTTGACAAACAACAGCACTGACTTTTGGTTTTCTGACTAAGTCAGAAcccagaaaataaacaactgtGCCACTTTGAGTTATAAgagtaatatttaatttaaaaaatgcttgaaatgcCAGACTCTGACTCTTCTTAAACCCTTGTGAACCTGGAATAAACCGAGTGGAATGGGATTTGGATAGACAGTACTAAAAGCCCTTCCTAGATTGGGTTGTGGTACCAATATTTATAAGCGCATTCTTGTTTGACTGCCGTCTGTTGCTAATGAGAAAATACAcacttttacacacacaaacattcacacaTCTGATGCATGCTTCTCCTTTCTGCAGACTTTGGAAgtacatcaaatatttaaaatgaaaaaaaaaacaaaggagtaAAAAAACGCTGACTCTCCCGTGTATTAATAGTTCCCAATAAACAATGACGACGACGATTCTTGCCCAGGTCACAGGCACCATGCTGATCTACTGCCTCTTCATGGTGGAGCTGTTCCGCAGCGACCCGATCGAGAGCCTGGACGAGGTCATCTACTGGGTGAACGCCATCAGCAGGGTGCTGGAGTTCCTGGTGGCGCTGTGCGTGGTGGCCTACGGCACCTGGGAGTCGCTGTTCGGCGAGTGGAGCTGGATGGGCGCCTCCGTCATCATCATCCACTCGTACTTCAACGTGTGGCTCCGAGCCCAGTCCGGCTGGAAGAGCTTCCTGCTCCGGCGGGAAGCGGCGAAAAAGATCAACTCTCTGCCCAGAGCCACGACGGAGCAGCTGGACCAGCACAACGACGTCTGCTCCATCTGCTTCCAGGTGTGTCGCTCGTTCCACAAGGGGTGATCGCTGCAGTGtcgataaaaataataacatgtaCTGTAATATGCTGTGATGTCAGTTAGCCGTGGAGCCTTATTTTAATGATCATAGCTTGTGATAGCGGAGcgataaaaaagtaaattggaGGCATCAGTAGTTGGTGCAGCGAAACATGTTCTTTCTtgtgtatttaatttgtttttggctttgaaagaaaaaacttaaaaggtcttaaattcattaaagaaactgtaagttggccttaaatacattgATCTCAGGTCTTACATTTTGTCTTGGTtatgtaggttttttttctcttttggggCTTTCGtatcaggcaaaagtttgagttatATCATCAAATCTGTATCTCGAGGCGGTTAGGGCTGTCAGTAACAAGTTGCTAAAAATTGCTAGCTTTATGAGTATAAACTTACATGCAGTTGGCTGGAcaacattcacaaaaaaataaaaatcacaaaatagcTAGCTAACCAAAAGACCACAGGAAATTTGCACTTAGTCccctgaaaaaaagaaaagtgcatttcttttgtacatttctgtcatgacatacagtacagaccaaaagtttggacacaccttctaattcaatgggttttttttattttcatgacaatttataaggcaagaaatcccacttattaacctgacagggcaggttgacctatgaagtgaaaaccatttcaggtgacgacctcttgaagctcatcaagaaaatgcagagtgtgtgcaaagcagtaatcacagcaaaaggttgctactttgaagaaactagaatataagggatattttctgttgttttacacttttttgtttagtgcatatttccacatgttattcatagttttgatgccttcagtgtgaatctacaatgtcaatagtcatgaaaataaaggaaactcattgaactaaaaggtgtgtccaaacttttggtctgcaCTGTAGATCttaaatggtcttaaaaagtcttaaattttgagttggtgaaacttGCAGAAACCCTACCGATGGTATGATTTTATGGCCATTCTGAAGAGCGTAAAACCATCATAAGACACCAACAAATACAAGAAACACAGTTTTCTCTGAATCTCTCTGCAGTGATTTCTCACATAACAAACTGGCTTACCATGTCGTCTCTAAAAGACTGAAATTTTCACTGGAAAAATAAGAGCATGCTCATCATGTAATGCAATCTTATTGCTTCCCAGCAGTTGTGTTATCTACAGAAAAGTCACCTGATAAAGGACTTCTGTAGTAATGTATGAGATATTGTGCTTGAGAAAACATTCAtccattgaaaaaaatataaatacaattcTGATGCCTACACATGATTTCTAAATTCTGGCCCAGTCAGAGATTTCCAAAGTACTTATAGTGCTTTTAAAAGCACAGTGTTATCCCAAGgtgctttacaaataattattgaaaCATTACAAGCAAGATACAACAATGAcacagtgtattataagcctggcgggcctccaggctttacttgtTCCCCCACCAGacttagcattgcttatttatttaaattttttaaaaaatgtttccattttttaagactttatagtgtATGGTGTTCATCTGTTAAATCttctaataaaacataattatcaagtgatattttcacatttcctgtcaacttcaAACATTGTtgtaatatacagtatatacatataaatatttattaagttCTCAAAATACAGCATACATAAATCATACACAAGAGTATaaagcatatatatatttaacaaaattgcTGTATAAGAAAAATATACTCTTACcagtacaacaataaaaataaaaacgtacaataactaaaaataaagtaaaataaaaacaagtcagGCACACTAAGAGGCTGAGCGAGCGTTGGGGTCAGTCTTACAATGAGAAAGATGGTCCAAAACCAGCTGCCAGATACTACAGAACTTATTAGTGGAGCCCACAGCATCATACCGCAATTTCTCCAAGTGAAGAATCTCAGTAAAATCAGTTaaccacattttaaactgaGGAACCTTGTCAGTTTTCCACAATCTTATTATTCCTTTCTTAGCTATTACCATTCCATACACCACAGTCGTTTGCATAGAAATGCTGCGGTTCCTTCAAAAGATATTTAACTCAACAacacgacgggccgctggatgaatgactgccccaGCAAccaaccactgggcttagcaggttttctgggggagaCCTTGCATATTGTTCTAACACTATGTAATTTAGGTACAATTGATTTACTGAGTGTAAAAATCTAtatcagatttattattttctgaccAACTCATAACCAGTTAAGTCAGCAGTCAATTTCTTAGTTTATCTCCAAAACTAATATACTCGTTCAGTActgattcatttttttaatctatttacCAGTTTAATGCAATTTTGGAGATTTTAAACTGAGTTAAAATTGGTCACTTAAgttttcacaaaacagctgCACTGGTTGGACTGGGCAAaagcaatgtttaaaaaaaaaaaaaaaaaaaatcccaagcGGACAAAGTATTTAAAACGTCTATAAATTGTGTCTACAGGAGCGCAGTGCAAACGTTCTGGTCCGTTGTGGCTTCAGGTCCGCTCAGTAAACGAACGACAGTAGTACGAAATGCGTCACGCTGTGTGGGGCTTTTGAGACGTgctcttcctgtttttccagcttGACTCCACCTTCTTTAGTTCACgctgttgttgtgtttatttccaACACTTTAAATACAGATGGAAATCTAAATGTATAATATGAATCGgggaaaagatgagaaaaaaaaaagctcatttaaGATTAGAGCAATTCCTAGTTCTGGGAATTCTGaatcgaaaaaaaaaaaaatactcaaaaaatttattttaaaatgagttcaaGCTGTTCGTTTTTGACGCTCGTATTTGCGAATGTACTGCATGTCTTTCTgtatatattttgaataattctttgatttttaagaaaaagccaGGCGGCTAAGCTAGCCTAACAACCGTTAGGTTAgcaaaaacaggtttttgtttaaatataaattgaTGGAACGTTACAGAAttgctttaaataataaatgttttgtttgtttaccgCGTCTTTTCCTCTTGTCAtagaatttaaacaaaatttctaGACTGTTTGAATAGAAAAACTGGTTCTTGAATTAAAAATTCTTTTTGAATCAAATAGTTTCTGAATTAAATCGTGACCCTAAAAATCTGAGTCGAATTGCCAGACACTGAAAGATTTGCAtctttattcaaaatataaaatagagTGCGAGTTTACTCTACTGTAAATTAGCAAAGAGGCAATGAATTTGATTACTTAAAGTGTGTTCAATGATGGCAACAAAATTATTAGAGAAATTTTATTGACAGTTCATGAGAGCAAGCTGGCTCacatgttgtaaaataaaaaataaataaaaataaaattatggaaCACCCTGTTTTGGAAAAACAGAGTCTTTAGTCAGAAGCTACTTCAAATTGCAGACTGCTACAGGTGCCACCATCTACACCAACTCTGAAGAATTCGAATGAATATaagttgcaacatttaatttccctttggaaatcaataaagtatttttaaatttcttttaaaaccgGATTCGTCTTTCTCTACAGGAAATGAGCTCTGCCGTCATCACATACTGCGGGCATTTTTTCCACGGCAACTGTCTCCGCAAGTGGCTGTACGTGCAGGAAACGTGTCCCATGTgccaccagacggtccgaccgACACCGGAGGATCAGAGCCCAGCTCCAGGGGACGACGGCCCGGCCCCCCAGGGGGACCTGGGGCCGGAGCTGGTCGCACAAGAAGGAGAGCAGGACCTGGAAAAGCCGAGCAACGAGGGAAACTCGGGTCTCGCCCAGCAACAGCCGGAGAAGGAGAGCGAGAGCGAAGACCGGCCGTCTGAGCCTGAAAGCGTAGTTGTCCGAGATCTCGCGTTTGGGTCCGACAGTGAACTGGACGTTAGGTTTAGTTCCCAGAACCGACTGGGAAGAACTTCTGAGAACTGTTGCAGCCCGTTTGAGGTGAACGGCACAGACTCATCTCCGCGGACAGACCTTGGAGCCATGAGCGAGACCCAAACGGCCTCCGAGTTAACAGGACTCCACGGTTTTGCGTTCCATCCCAATCATGACAGGACATCTAAATCGAGCCACAGCCTTCATTCACACGAGGGAAACGTTAGTGATGAAAATCAGAAACTCGTCTCAGGTGGCGCGAGTCCTGTTGGCGCCCAAACATCTCTCGAATCATGTAATAAAAACTCTGCCGACTCCGTGAACAGTCGTCACGGTTTCAGCACGCATTCAAATGTGATCCTCAAGGCGCCGTCCTCGGGTACCACAGATTCCCAGGCGACGGCGGCCGACTGCGCTCCATCTGTGCCTTGATGGGTTTGAAATCCAATTTTCCTTATTGGACTTGATCATCAAACACATCTGCCTTCTCTATGTGAATCAATTATATAAAACGACTTAAATATCTCTTGTATGGAATGTTCTTCACACTAGCAAAAAATACGAGTATTGGACCTATTTGTGCAGACTTACCATACAATTGTAAAGCAGGAAATCATTAGAATAACTATAATgagctataaaaaaaatcatcttgaaataatattttgtctttactATTCATTCCACTTTTATCACTGAGTGTTAATTGATCTATTTTTGAGTTAGTCTAAACATAAACTGCACTTCAGTTTACAAACTCACTttgacagacttttttttttctaaaatgtgaacTATTTAGAACAAgtacatctcaataaattaaaatgtgattaaaaattataacagtatttaattcaaaaagtgaaactcaacAGATGCATGAAACAGTCATTAGTTTTATGTCTCAACCTCCAGGAGCAATGAATTTTAATGaggggttttatgtgatagttACTAAACAGTGGTTGAAAGGAGAATGTGACATGacgaatatttttttccttaaataaaaatatgtgttgGACTTTTTAGACCCTAATCACTGCAACTGATTGAAACGTTGTCCTTCTGCTATAGTCAAACACTTTTACTACaacttttgtgcttttcttttttcttacaaatagcGACTCACAAAACCCAAACACGAAGCATCACatgtcaaattaatatttttttggtgtgtttatAAAGGATCAGATTTCACGACTCGTCTGACTCGTTTGGTCTTACTGTAGGCTTGCGCCCAATTTGCCATCATATCCGCTGCGTCACGCGCGGTTAGGACCGCCTTCCGTCGTCATAAAGCTTCACTTATATGTAGACAGCCGCTAGTTACCTAACAGCGTCGACCGAAACCAAAACGAGAGGAGCGCAGTCGTCTTAacgattcttttttttttttttgatcgaCACAGGCACTTATTTAGTTTCAAACGTGGACACCAAGAGTCTTGTATAAGTAACTGCCGCTGTGCGAAAACGAACAGTTTATCAGAAGAGAGCGTAACATCTGGTGTTTGAACTCCGCGCATACGTAGTTTTAGCACGCTAGCTAGCCAGCTAACTGCGCTAGCCGAAGAAGAAAGGCCGCCGAGTTGACCCAGCGTCAGTTACTCCAACTGAACGAATCGCCCTGGCAGATTACAGCTGACGTTCAGTAGCTGGACCGCAAAACCTTCGCTCAAAAGACGAGAACACCGAGAAAGGATGGCTCTGAAAAGGATTCACAAGGTAAGACGCCGTCGTTAAAATGTTAGCTAGTCGCGTTAGCCGGGCTAGCCACCCACAATGCAGCCGTATCCTGTGAAACCAGGCGGTGC
Proteins encoded:
- the LOC114134597 gene encoding RING finger protein 145 isoform X1, whose protein sequence is MPRLDEVANIALRVPSILVLDLLYKCDVEGLTENLKAKNEDMLFKYKYVIWNMFYLAHLTNLVVLILPLRHIVTLYLHILVALLLYMGHQISKDYVREEVQLGYEGYEGAVYLNSLAFNRFVSAMTSQIILSTLCAFLMKTRKVWLFSTHMLPLLARLFAVPNAALLTVNTFSVGLTVAGIGLFLLANLFVPYRLARAAYSELLHLEVMELYRLLALGISLWNQFAVPALFSVFWFVLLAVQLGSDVMSSSAFATYQGIMFFLLTSVSECCATPYSLLGLTFVVSYLALGLLNLCKFYLGGYAAVQNENVMHRGVTEGVTLLLLALQTGLLDMQALQRTFLLSIILFIVLTSTLQSMIEITDPIILALGASRNRSLWKHFRGLSMCLLLLVFPVFMAYKISQFFHMDFWLLILVSSCMLTSLQVTGTMLIYCLFMVELFRSDPIESLDEVIYWVNAISRVLEFLVALCVVAYGTWESLFGEWSWMGASVIIIHSYFNVWLRAQSGWKSFLLRREAAKKINSLPRATTEQLDQHNDVCSICFQEMSSAVITYCGHFFHGNCLRKWLYVQETCPMCHQTVRPTPEDQSPAPGDDGPAPQGDLGPELVAQEGEQDLEKPSNEGNSGLAQQQPEKESESEDRPSEPESVVVRDLAFGSDSELDVRFSSQNRLGRTSENCCSPFEVNGTDSSPRTDLGAMSETQTASELTGLHGFAFHPNHDRTSKSSHSLHSHEGNVSDENQKLVSGGASPVGAQTSLESCNKNSADSVNSRHGFSTHSNVILKAPSSGTTDSQATAADCAPSVP
- the LOC114134597 gene encoding RING finger protein 145 isoform X2, which codes for MPRLDEVANIALRVPSILVLDLLYKCDVEGLTENLKAKNEDMLFKYKYVIWNMFYLAHLTNLVVLILPLRHIVTLYLHILVALLLYMGHQISKDYVREEVQLGYEGYEGAVYLNSLAFNRFVSAMTSQIILSTLCAFLMKTRKVWLFSTHMLPLLARLFAVPNAALLTVNTFSVGLTVAGIGLFLLANLFVPYRLARAAYSELLHLEVMELYRLLALGISLWNQFAVPALFSVFWFVLLAVQLGSDVMSSSAFATYQGIMFFLLTSVSECCATPYSLLGLTFVVSYLALGLLNLCKFYLGGYAAVQNENVMHRGVTEGVTLLLLALQTGLLDMQALQRTFLLSIILFIVLTSTLQSMIEITDPIILALGASRNSLWKHFRGLSMCLLLLVFPVFMAYKISQFFHMDFWLLILVSSCMLTSLQVTGTMLIYCLFMVELFRSDPIESLDEVIYWVNAISRVLEFLVALCVVAYGTWESLFGEWSWMGASVIIIHSYFNVWLRAQSGWKSFLLRREAAKKINSLPRATTEQLDQHNDVCSICFQEMSSAVITYCGHFFHGNCLRKWLYVQETCPMCHQTVRPTPEDQSPAPGDDGPAPQGDLGPELVAQEGEQDLEKPSNEGNSGLAQQQPEKESESEDRPSEPESVVVRDLAFGSDSELDVRFSSQNRLGRTSENCCSPFEVNGTDSSPRTDLGAMSETQTASELTGLHGFAFHPNHDRTSKSSHSLHSHEGNVSDENQKLVSGGASPVGAQTSLESCNKNSADSVNSRHGFSTHSNVILKAPSSGTTDSQATAADCAPSVP